A region from the Triticum urartu cultivar G1812 chromosome 1, Tu2.1, whole genome shotgun sequence genome encodes:
- the LOC125551456 gene encoding wall-associated receptor kinase 5-like: MIVHLWKVEMSPFGVVIPLLLLVCAAAPTVHASNSNMSIPSAAVLAGCQRSCGNLTFDYPFGIGSSHCFWQPDFELICNNTTQIPRLFLRDGATEVTYDIDINSASPGLGVAFSHYIPMRSGVNVYKMAWNAPGRSLYFVSAVVNITGCDLDVYQLHDRTDTNVAQDTDSNAMVPLCTVACPNKEITETSVPRQDCNGTGCCSTSNIVILAPTLQLRFVRHGKGELAPNRSSLWDGINITTDYAGITWSIMDQATGDTNPANRTNYGSVSNHSKWVRNPITGGRGYNCICDNGYKGNSYIIDGCLRDRGYNPVQRKENCSRKCGNISVPFPFGLEEGCCARKLFQLNSTNTLTSSLQLKDHYRVMNINVNGGLVDIEDTSSYQGDMYGMHVSKEPELYIGFGESVSVQWAVAGLSCREAQQNMSGYACVSNHSTCLGVNSTDGYIGYRCKCMHGFQGNLYIGNGCQDIDECNRPGICEGICHNSIGRYYCTNCPGKTQYDAKTMQCTLTKKQNLLLGVGIGLSSGFGVLLLSSITIVLARRWKRDIQKQLRRKHFRKNKGLLLEQLISSDENASDKTKIFTLEELEKATNNFDSTRILGRGGHGMVYKGILANQHVVAIKRSKNINEGEISQFINEVAVLSQINHRNIVKLFGCCLETEVPLLVYDFVPNGSLYEILHANSSSGCFLLSWEDCLRIATEAAAALYYLHSAALVSVFHRDVKSSNILLDANYTAKVSDFGASRLVPIDQTHVVTNIQGTFGYLDPEYYHTGQLNEKSDVYSFGVVLVELLLRREPIFTTESGSKQNLANYFLSELKVRPIKEVAAAQVCEKATEEEIKSVASLTEMCLRLRGEERPTMKEVEMTLQLLRTKRSNSSHATPENDENMQPLQRTRTDARCKSQAINLGNDVYSESQNNQECNSCQQELLGSIGLPQ, translated from the exons ATGATTGTTCACTTGTGGAAGGTGGAGATGAGCCCCTTCGGCGTAGTTATTCCTCTGCTCTTACTTGTTTGTGCTGCAGCACCGACGGTGCATGCTTCCAACAGCAATATGAGCATCCCATCCGCTGCCGTGCTCGCCGGTTGCCAAAGGAGCTGCGGGAATCTGACATTCGACTATCCCTTTGGCATCGGCTCGTCCCATTGCTTCTGGCAGCCAGACTTTGAGCTCATCTGCAATAACACGACGCAAATCCCAAGGCTCTTCCTCCGGGACGGCGCCACGGAGGTCACCTACGACATCGACATTAATTCTGCTTCCCCAG GTTTAGGAGTCGCATTTTCACATTATATCCCCATGAGATCTGGCGTCAACGTTTACAAGATGGCATGGAATGCTCCCGGGAGATCTCTATATTTTGTGTCCGCCGTAGTAAACATCACTGGCTGCGACTTGGATGTATACCAGTTGCACGATCGAACTGACACAAATGTCGCTCAAGACACAGACTCAAATGCAATGGTGCCGCTTTGTACAGTTGCCTGCCCGAACAAGGAAATCACAGAGACCTCCGTTCCTAGGCAAGACTGCAATGGTACCGGATGTTGCTCCACTTCGAACATCGTCATTCTTGCTCCCACCTTGCAGCTTCGGTTTGTACGCCATGGCAAGGGGGAGCTGGCCCCTAACCGAAGCTCACTCTGGGACGGAATCAATATAACTACTGATTATGCCGGTATTACTTGGAGTATAATGGATCAAGCAACGGGCGACACCAACCCGGCTAACAGGACCAACTACGGAAGTGTCAGCAATCACAGCAAGTGGGTGCGCAATCCTATCACAGGTGGTCGTGGTTATAATTGCATTTGCGATAATGGGTATAAAGGCAATTCCTACATAATCGATGGATGCTTGCGTGATAGAG GGTATAATCCGGTCCAACGAAAGGAAAACTGCTCTCGAAAGTGCGGGAACATCAGTGTTCCATTTCCATTCGGCCTAGAAGAAGGCTGTTGTGCAAGGAAGCTATTTCAGCTCAACTCCACCAACACGTTGACGTCCAGCCTCCAACTAAAGGATCATTATCGTGTGATGAATATAAATGTAAACGGCGGGCTAGTGGACATCGAAGACACCTCAAGTTACCAGGGTGACATGTATGGGATGCATGTATCCAAGGAACCTGAACTCTATATTGGTTTTGGGGAATCGGTATCTGTGCAATGGGCCGTTGCCGGTCTGTCCTGCCGAGAGGCACAACAGAACATGTCTGGTTACGCATGTGTCAGCAACCATAGCACTTGCTTAGGCGTCAACTCAACTGATGGTTACATCGGTTACCGGTGCAAATGCATGCATGGCTTCCAAGGAAATCTCTATATCGGAAATGGCTGCCAag ATATTGACGAGTGCAACAGACCAGGCATTTGCGAAGGAATATGCCATAATTCTATAGGAAGGTACTATTGTACGAATTGTCCTGGCAAAACACAGTATGATGCTAAAACAATGCAGTGCACCTTGACAAAAAAGCAAAATCTTCTACTGG GTGTTGGCATTGGGCTTAGTAGTGGCTTCGGAGTTCTACTTCTCAGCTCAATTACAATAGTTCTTGCTCGTAGATGGAAAAGGGACATCCAAAAGCAACTGCGAAGGAAGCATTTCCGAAAGAACAAAGGCCTTCTGCTGGAACAGCTAATATCATCAGATGAAAATGCGAGTGACAAGACAAAGATATTCACTTTGGAAGAACTAGAGAAGGCAACAAATAACTTTGATTCTACACGTATACTGGGTCGTGGAGGGCATGGTATGGTGTACAAAGGCATCTTGGCCAACCAACATGTTGTGGCGATAAAAAGGTCTAAGAACATTAATGAAGGTGAGATCAGTCAATTTATTAATGAGGTAGCAGTTCTCTCACAAATAAACCACCGAAATATAGTAAAACTTTTTGGATGTTGTCTTGAAACTGAGGTCCCACTATTAGTTTATGACTTTGTTCCCAATGGCTCGTTATATGAAATTCTACATGCCAATTCAAGCAGTGGCTGTTTCCTTTTGTCATGGGAGGACTGCCTAAGAATTGCCACGGAAGCTGCAGCAGCTCTATATTATCTCCACTCGGCAGCTTTGGTGTCAGTCTTTCACCGTGACGTGAAATCTTCTAATATACTGCTAGATGCAAACTACACTGCTAAAGTTTCAGACTTCGGTGCTTCAAGATTGGTTCCTATTGACCAAACCCATGTTGTCACAAATATACAAGGTACATTTGGGTACTTGGATCCAGAATATTACCATACTGGGCAGCTAAACGAGAAGAGTGATGTATACAGTTTTGGTGTGGTACTTGTGGAGCTACTTCTGAGAAGGGAGCCTATTTTTACAACCGAGTCAGGCTCAAAGCAAAATTTGGCCAATTACTTTCTCTCGGAGTTAAAAGTGAGGCCAATCAAAGAGGTTGCTGCTGCTCAAGTTTGTGAGAAGGCAACCGAAGAAGAGATTAAAAGTGTTGCCTCACTTACGGAGATGTGCTTGAGGCTCCGAGGTGAAGAGAGACCTACTATGAAAGAAGTTGAGATGACTTTGCAGTTATTGCGAACTAAAAGGTCAAACTCCAGCCATGCCACTCCGGAAAATGATGAAAATATGCAACCACTCCAACGTACAAGAACTGATGCTAGATGCAAGTCGCAGGCCATTAACTTGGGCAACGATGTTTATTCTGAGTCTCAAAACAACCAAGAATGCAATAGCTGCCAACAGGAGTTATTAGGGTCTATTGGGTTACCACAGTAA